Part of the Serinus canaria isolate serCan28SL12 chromosome 1, serCan2020, whole genome shotgun sequence genome is shown below.
TCAGAAGTATGTATATCTTCAATTGTTGTTATCATTCAGTTCCTAGCTGACAGCGTAATAAAAAAGAGTCACCATTAGCTGACTCCTAATAATTATCAACTTCTAAAGGAACTTCAACAGAGAAAATGGGGCAAAAAGTCTCTCTTCCCATCTGGAAAGGAGATCATTAAGTCAAGTTTGAGGTACAGAAATGGGACAGATCTTAAGAAGTCTCCAGAAGAAGATCCTGACCTTTCTACCTGTCAGACCCAAATGTCTCAGCAGCAGTAAGTCCTTGTAAATGGCAGTGGAAAAGTTATGGGGGCACTGGTTTTGTCAGATGTTTGCATACCTGAGTAAACAAGGTTCCTTCCCTCCAGAACTTGTCCAAGCATCAGGCATTCTGCTTGCCATTCAAACATCTGCACTACTCCCAGGCTGTGGTATTTCTCCAGAACTGCTTTGGGAAGATCCCAGCTTGCAAGGAGCAACTTGTCTGCTTGGTCTTCAGGAACATTTACCTGCTGATATTGCCCTTtggaatgagaaaataaaagttaaaaagtcAAGTATCATCTTTGAATCTGAGGTCATTTAGGTTATACACCCAAATGTCAAACTTCTCTACAAACTCCTGTATTACATACAAGAAAAGGCAATAAACTATCTGCCCtataattttcaatattttgtgtGGATGGATCACcatttttcttatcttctgacatctttttttcaatttttcctcctgtaaGATTTTCCACATTCAATTAATTTCTCCACCAAGCTCTTGCCCTGGTATTTGCTTTTGAGACAGAGCAGCCATTACCAAATACATAGTCAGAGAGAACCTCAGCACTGATTGATGTAACAGCATTGCAATGCATTTGCCATCTTGTCCTCACCCACACCACTTCCCTTTTAAGAAGTTACTGCTACTGAAATTTCATTAATACTGATTACAGAACTGCccagtgttttttgttttacagatgaATGAAAACCACAACCTAAAGCAAACAAGCAGCTCAAGCTACTCTGTACAGCGTGTCATATTTCAGTTTATTAACACTGATAGCATCTTCACAACACTGCCAGTTCCTCTAGCTTAATTAAATTCCTTGCTGATTATTTCTTGTCTTAGTAACCCTAAACAACTTTGTGCTGACAGCATGCActgcctcctccttctctttctcctctgtttttccAAGTCATTAAGAAAACTCAAGCTTTTTGTCCCATTCAGGTTTCTGATGCACAGGAATGCCTCCCCTATCACCCATAAATATATATAGTTCCTGTAAAGGCAGTTTGTGAAAGACCTTGCCAAACTGAGATGAAAACCAAGTAATTGTGTGTACTACCTCTACTGCACCCGTTCTTCTACTGGTACATTCAAAAAATTCTAAAAGAAATTTCCCACCATTGTTGACAGCATAAGGGCAGGCTAGATGAATAATACCAGCCTGCATAAGCAGCcagcatttcttttctcatcACACTAAAAATTTCAACTGTTGCCTTGAGGTTAACCCCAATCtaggctgtcactgctgcatgATCAGTCTCCTCTACACAGCTTTGCTTCACTTTGTGTAATCAAAGTaccataaaatattaaacaaaaatttatGCAGCATTGGGAGAGAACAGAAATATGCTACAAAGCAGAACAGACTTCCCAAGGGGAATTCAGAGGAGACCAGAATTGTCCATCCTAAACTGAGACTGTGGTAagttgaccctggctggacacTAAGTGCTACCTGGGAAAGTAATTCCTCAACAGCACAGGAGAGACAAAATACAGTGAAAGGTTCATGAGTGAAGAAAAGGACAGGGAAAGACCACCCACCAAttaccatcacaggcaaaacactTGACTTGGggagaaataatttattactaatcaaatcagagtaggataatgagaaataaagcaaaattttaaaagcacctACCCCCCCACTCCTCCCTTCTTTTCAGGCTCAACTGTACTCCCAATTTTCTCTACttccccccagcagcacaaggggacagggaatgggagttcagtcagttcatcacacattGCCACTCTTTCCTCCTCAGAGGGGAGCTCCTCACATTCCTTCCgtgctccagtgtggggtcctTCTCACAGGAGACAGTCTCCATGAACTGCTCCAGTTCATGTCCCCCATGGGTTCCAAGTCCTGCCAGCTAACCTGCTTCAGCATGGGCTACTCTctccacaggtcctgccaggagcctcctTCAATGCAGGCTTCCCACAGGgccacagcctccttcaggcaACCACTCACTCCAGCTTGGGGTTCTCCACatgctgcaggtggatctctgctccaccatggaccTCCACGGGCTACAGGTGGATGACAGCatgcctcaccatggtctgcaccacaggctgcagacaaatctctgctctggcacctgaAGGACCTCCTCCCACTCCgtcttcactgaccttggtgtctgcaggctGCTTCCATCATATATTCTcactcctccagctgcaggtgccATTGCACaggctttttcccccccttcttaAATACATTATCCCAGAGGGGCTACTGCCATAGCTGATGGCCTTGGCCAATGGCAGGTCCCTCTTGGATTTGGCTGCATTGGCCCTGTCCAATATAGGGGAAACTTCTGGTGGTTTCTCACCAGAAGTTTATAGTCATCCCCCCCTTGCCATGCAAATCAAATACAGTGACTAATATGGCAAGAATTAAGATTCAGAAACATGGAAAACGCTACCTGATGGGACCTCAAGCTTTTTCCCTAGTGTTCAAACTAAcaaattttatgtaaaatatgGAATAAGCAAAGGATCAGGTGATTCAGCTGATTGAAGAATATCTTTAGATTAGAACTGAGGATGTGTTTGGAAACTTGTGGCTTAGAGATCTATGTACAGAAGTAAACCTGTGAAACtaactgtttttttaattactaaaacAGTGCTAAGAAACAGTCAAAATTAGGAAGACACAAATTGCTGGTTAAAAGCTATAGGTACTAGATttctcagaaggaaaactgTTCCAGAGTGTGGGGCCAGTTAAACACAAGAGTGCTGCTTACTGAATTGTCTTTGGAGAGCTGACTGTGGAAATGTGTACATTTCCTTGCCCCGTTCCATTTgcagaaattgaaaaaattgTATCTTTCAGAGCATAATCAGTGAGAAAACGTGACATGACTGGAGAAGAGACCAAGAAATGTAAATGCTtaaaaaagttacagaaaaatcacaaaagagaTGAAACTGCAAGATGCTTTGTAAATATCTTGATTTAAGATGTTTTATACAATCTCGGTGCTGTATACGTCTTGATTTCTCTCTTGATTCAAGAGCACAATAAGCTGGTAAAATGTATGTATGGCATCTAGAAGCATCACTTTAAGTGGCTCtgtctggcagcaggagcacttGACATGACACCTTGCCACAACATGTTTATACAAAACCTTGTATATTGCATACAGAAATATACTGTGAATACTTCTTCTGTATTCTACATGTATTCTTTGATCGATTTCTCAACATAGGTAAACAAACCTAGCCTGGTATACCAGAGAGAACGGACAATACCGATTGCTGTATTATGGCAGCACCTAGAGGCCAAGCCAAGAATAAGGCCCACTGTTACACGACACACAGCATGCCCTCATCTCAGACCTGTGCGCAGAATacacattttctgattttcttcctcGACTGCACAGCGAGAGGGGCAGGAAATGCTTCCAGCACCACCCCGGTAACACAAGCCCGTCCCTCGGCTGAGCCGCTGCCCTccagggggaaggaaagggcCGAAGCGCGGCCCGAGCAGCGCCGCCCTCAGGGCCGGGGCCCCGCGCCCGCGCCGGGAGAGGCTCGGAGGGTCCGGGCCCCTTCCAGCAGCGCCCCGctgccccgggcagccccgctccccgcgcCCAGCACGTCCCGACCCGCCGCGCTGCACCATCGAAGGGGAACGGGAGAGAAGGGCAGCGCTCTCCGCGCCGGTACCTGCCGAGCCGCTGCGGCGCAGGGAGAGGTCGAGGCCGGGCGGGGGGCTCAGCACAgcgcggcggggagcggcggggccgggcggcaCGGCCCGTCCCGGTGCGCGGGAGCTGCGGCCGCCGAGCGCCGCGGCCGAGGCTGCAGCGGCACCGCTCGGGGTGATAACGGTGCCGCCGCCATCTTCCCGCCGCGCCATTCAAacccggccccgccccggccggcGGGAGGGCGGCCTCGGGAGCAGGGAATCGGGCGGGAGCAGGGAACCGGGCAGTCCCGGGACGCCCGAGGCGTGCGGCCACCGCAGAGTAGCGGTTGTCTGTGTAAAAACAGCGGTGTTTGCCGAGGCAGCGCTCCGAGCGTGCGGTAACGCGTGCGGAACGCGTGGGGTACCGGTGAAAGGCTGAGACAATTCCATGAAGGGTCTGCTTCAACAAAACAAGACTTACCTTGcaggagagagcccagaggacAAACAGCTTTGTTTGCTGTTTCTAATGTCCCTGACACCAAAATAGCTATTTCAGATTCTAAAAGAGTAGGACTGCTTTTACCTCTCCTCAGCAACGCGAATATGAGGAGCAGTTCTACGAAAATTCTGCAGTACCTGAAAAATGCATGTCTTTGTCCATCACCCACGGAAGTGCTAAGAAGCATTACATCaaaaaataaggtttttctaagttgcttttcatttcaactGAGGAAAGCATACTGATCTTTCCAAAAATAAGGACAGCTAAGGGTGAACACTGAAAGCAGGAGTATGAACACACACAGTAATTTCCTTCTGAACAcccctgctttgttttgggtAACATACACGCACGCACACGCCACTCAGAAAAGCTCTTCATGTTCTGTATCTCTCCACAGAGAAATGGATCACAGTTTAGGAGGCTGACTTCACATGAAGCAGGACCGGTGGTCATCATCTCAAACGCATACACACAGAAATTTCTGTCACTTGAAGAAGAGCATGTGCTTTCACTCCCATCATtaaatcttaaaattaaatggaaGCAAAATTCTTTAAGAATACTGCTGTTATTTCAGACAATTATATCTGAGTAAGTGTAAAGGATGGTCTAATAGAAGAGTCAATGTATTTTAATCATCTTTAAATCAAGCAGCTCAAAAAGCTTCTTTCATTGTTCAAGTTTACAGAACCAGATGCTAACAGCAGGCTCTTCTGTGTTTCAAAGCCCAAGCACCAGATAAATCCAAAACACACTTTTTCCctaaagcaattattttaatgaattgaCACTAGGAGAATGTATCTATGCTGCTACTCTGTTGACCAAAAGTTAGATACATTAAAGGGAGGAGAGGCATACAGAAATCCTCTGCTAAAGGCTCTCACTGCAGGAAACAATTCCCACTGCGAACTAACCGTTTCCTGTATTAgtactgaaaaaatattgaagaatATAACTCAGTAAAGATTTCCACTTAAcaatatatatttctattctGCCAGAAATGACCAGAATAAGCACTGctgatatttaaaatgttcacAGCATAAACATGTTTCACTTCAACATGTAGTTTTACAACTGCAGTATGAAATCTATTCCTCATCACTTCATGTCCTCCTTACATTTTTGAAAAggctatttaaaatattaaaggagACATCTATCTTCATTCtacccttctttttttttttttttttttaagggggaAAAGACAGGTTTTACTATCTGAAATTtttaattccttaaaaatagTTTACAAAATCTGAGGACAGACCTACTTTaccaaagaaggaaaaagagctAACTAGCAACCAATCGAAGAATTTGGTTCCGCAGGTACGTGCACAGCTGGTTCATCAAGTCTCTGTTCTGTCCTTCAACCCAGTGCATTTCTACTACTACatcatttccttctttcttcacaTTCATTAAACACTTGAAGAGAAAACCCCCACTAGTTTCTTTAGGGGTTGGCTCTTTTTCCACTGGCAGATTGCCAGCTTCCTCTGAAGGGCAAGGTTCCTCCTTCATATCACCAGAACCTTTCCCAAGTGATGTTTCTCCCTGCTTTGCTTCCATCTCCTCTTCCTTCACAGGATCACTGTGCTCTTCTTTGGCAGCAGATTCCTCTGGTTGCTCATCACCTGCTGTCATCTGGACATCCTCATCAGGTGCCATAAACCCCATTTCAGAGTCTTCAGCCTTGGGGTTTTCACAGTCTGAGTTATTGCTCACACTCTTCTGGctgttcttttcctcctccattGCTTGCAGAATATCTTCAGAAGCTCGAGGAAGTTCTCGTAATTGCCTTACTCTCTCTCGTTTCTTTCTCCTCAAATGAATCCAGGAGTTTTCAATGGCAGTCACAAAGAGGCTAATTTCATCTTTTCCACATGGAACACGTTTATGCTGAACCTAttgcagaaaacagaatttcataCAATCCTCTCACAGTTATGCTTTCAATTAGGACGTTGTTTTAATATCTAATACTTCATACTGTACCTTCAGATCAGTGAGAATCTTCTCCACCCAGGCTCTAACCACAGCAATAGCTTCTACAGCATCCCAGCCCATAGCTGCAGCTTTGACAGACAACTCTTTGACTGTAGAAGCCAAAACCATGAATGTAATTGGTTTTCGtggtttttctaattttcttcttttagagGGAGGTGACTAgaagaagaatgaaagaaaagaattacaAGGCTATGCAGTATTAGTGGGGTGACTTTTGTACTCAGAAGACTGTGATTCCATAAGACACGAGGATTAAGAGTGTAACATAAGGCACTAAGCAGTCATTCATTTGGCCCATGCTCCAGTTCACCCCCAGGAGTTTCAGACTCAAACCAGCTAACAGGATCATGCACTTTATGCTAGCCTGATGGACAGAGGGTGTTTATCTTCAGGTATCAGGCAAAAAGCTTCATTGGTTCCTTTAAACTATGAGATCTCCCTGAGCTGAGAAAGTGTGGCTGCTCTTGGGAATACAGGCCCACTGCCAATATCCACATTTTGATCCAACTGCACTGAAAGTTTACTTGAATCTTCCTTATCATCGTTTATTGTCTATACCTATATTCAAATATACAAACATCCAGATCCAAAAAAGCAACTGGCTCACATTTAAGGTGAACAAGCTCCACTAACATTCATGTAGGCAAGTCTGAGTTAGACATGGTCATACCTATTTGGTAACAGAATCTACATGTTAAATTAAAACTGAGTTCTCGGAGGGAAGTTTAAATTACAATCCAGCCCCAAACTTagcatatttttattactactAAACTATTTGAGGTATGTTACGAATGATCCTTATTTTCACTGAAACCCACAGGAAGTTCCTACAACGGCTTCCTTTTTCCACCCTTTACAAGGGTCACTCATGAATCACACGTCACAACTGCTAACAGACTGGCAACCATCTAAGAAATTCCACTGTCCATACAGCCCAGCACATCCAATATTCCAGTCTGAAGAAGAACAGTTTGTATCACAGTAGTTACAGCTCATGAGCCCCTTCCTCAAGTAAGAGGCACAGAAAATCACAAGCAAATCAGAATTAAGCTACTTACAGGTACTTGCACATCATCATAGAAACTCCAGGCCAGTGCCCATCTCATGGTGCGTCCCTGGCAGAATTCTGTGTGAGTGACTTTAGGGACCtatgcaaagaaacaaaacattttttcaaattaataaaCAGTATTATTTTACTGCACACATTTCCAAACAAAGCGTATTTTCTCATTATACAAATGGAGATTCTTTCTGACATGGCTCAGAGGTGTCAGGGCCCTCtctcatttctctccttttaCTAAGACTGAGGTGCAACATTTCAAGGACAGAGAAGGAAACTCAGATATTTTGTATCTAGCTCAGCATCAGCTTTTGGTAGTTCATCTTTCTGGGAATTTATTTCACCATTTCACCATTCTCTTTCCTTCCACTGAATACATAGACAGATctcacaattattttctttgtatggGAATTAGTGAAGAATATGCTTCCTCCAGAAAGCCATCCAAAAGTCCTTTGCACAGCCCTCTTTAATGAGAATTTTACTTGGTGCCAGAATtgaacacaaacaaaacaacactgccACTTAAATCATGTTACTATTTCTTTTATCAACCAAATTGCTAGAAAGCtagaatattttgtttgtttgtttttactacAGCCTTGTTAAGGCTGTTTTAAAGCAGGAACCCTGAATCTTCTAGACTGAATACACGCTCCAATATGTGCTAAAGACAAAACTTTGGAGATAATATTTGCTACTTATCTGTCAGTTTTGAATCTACAATAGTTAAACCTCAGTTGTTTCCCTAACAAGGAATTGCAGTTcctttttgtaataaaaactCCATGAAATAATTCAACAATAATTACCCACATACTTGAGACATACTATATTCTGTATAGAACACAGGCAGGATATATATGGACTCTATGCAAACTCACCCCCTGGATTCGAAGTTCTTCTTTCAGTGGTGTCAAACTGCATTTCTTACCCAACATGCAACTGTACCATCTGCAAagcacacattaaaaaaagtgttttacaaATAGAGATCAACTGAGAATGACAGCTATCAATAAGAACTACTTGAatcagaaagctgaaaaaacaatACGAgatcaaaaaccaaaacaacaacaaaaaaaaatatcacactTTGACAGAGTGACTAGGACATAGTACAACAAAATTCAGAACAGAAGATCCAAAGACAGATTGGGAAGGAAAATCTTTTTGAGCTTTTAAGAAATACATTAGGAGTATTTTATAAACAACACATGAACTATGAGCAATCTTGTTTCAAAGAGTGATTTCAGTTATGGGGAAGATGTTACATCTTGCAAGAATTTGTTTCAACTTCTCCACTTTCTTTGGAGAATGACTcagaataaaaaggaataacCAACTATTGGCAAGTAATCCTGCTCAAAAGCAGACATACTGACTATCACTTGTGCTCACTTATCCAAGTTACCATCACATAACCCATatttcatgaggaaaaaaatcaggaaaaaaaaaaggaaaaagttattttcctaCTTGTAGTGAAGCTTATCCTTTCACCCAGCTCCACATCTTCAGAATCTCCCAAACATTACTTTAATGAAGCTCTGCTCTTCATCTAAACTATTATTTGAGCTTTACACCCCATCTTCCACATTTTTTGATGACTGGATCCAAAAAAGCTTATTCATAAATACAACATATTGAAGTACAAAACTTAAGATTTCCTAGTTGTTAAGGGACAGTTTTGTCCAACACTGGGGGAGTGAAAGCTGATATAGTAAGAAAACTGAGAACATGCCATCAGTTTCAAAATAAGGTCAAAGCAAGGCCTCACTATGGTTTTTATTGCAGCTTCTGCTCACCCAAGACAGCATTCAGTACAAAAGTGCCATTTAGCAGGCAAAGCTGCAAGTTACCAAAATTCAGccaggaaaagacagaaatttttaGGTCGATAACTAAGCAATATCATAAAGCCTCTTCCCTCCCAAAAATCCTCAAGAATGAACCCTGATCTGTCTTTTATCAGGTACATGTGCTAATTTTGCTGCAAGCTACAAATGTCACTTGTACaggcttttttttgtcttctgcctTTAAATACCTCCAGCAATAACTTCTAATTGCTGCTCAAGAACAATTGGATGTGTAAGTATCATCAAACAAACTGAGTAGATACCACTGGACCACAGGTactaaaaataacattattgCATGACTTCTGCCAAAGATGAAGATAAAAGGTattagtttggggttttttgactgGAACAAAACACTTACCGTAACCTCTTTTTAAGCTGGAGACTATCATGAATAATTCTTTTGACAAATTCTAGTTCTCCCCCCTCAGCCATGATTTCTGTGATCCCTCCTGTATttacagagctgggagggggacGCCCTGGATTTCGAGAATTAACTCCCtggattaaaaaacaaaaacatttgacATGAACATTTAATGAAATGTTATGCTGCTTTGTACACTGCTTCCTATCTTAATCTTTAGGGGACAGCAAGCACCACCACCTCTACTCATCCTCCCACCATCAGAACCATGGATAACAAAGATCCATTCAAAATAAACATACCTGAGTGAATTCCCCACAATCTCAAACCTTGGTAAGCTACTCGTCACATCAGTATTCTGCTAATATGAAATATGTGGTTGCAATACATGTAGGACATGTTAAGTGCATCCATGCAATTACAATCTATAGTGCTTCATTAAATCTTAAATCTTCTCTACTACTGCCCTGCATTATACATTTCTGGCTATATTCAGTCGGTATTGCATGACCTGTATGATATGATCTACATGACAAAGGAAGTAAAAAACAGTTAAGCAAAATTCCAGGAACTAA
Proteins encoded:
- the METTL16 gene encoding RNA N6-adenosine-methyltransferase METTL16; this translates as MALNKSMHVRNRYKDKPPDFAYLAGKYPEFQQHVQTTLAGRVSLNFKDPEAVRALTCTLLKEDFGLTIDIPVERLIPTVPLRLNYIHWVEDLIGHRDADKQTLRRGIDIGTGASCIYPLLGATLNGWYFLATEVDDMCFNYAKKNVEQNNLSDLIKVVKVPQKTLLMDALKEESEIIYDFCMCNPPFFANQLEAKGVNSRNPGRPPPSSVNTGGITEIMAEGGELEFVKRIIHDSLQLKKRLRWYSCMLGKKCSLTPLKEELRIQGVPKVTHTEFCQGRTMRWALAWSFYDDVQVPSPPSKRRKLEKPRKPITFMVLASTVKELSVKAAAMGWDAVEAIAVVRAWVEKILTDLKVQHKRVPCGKDEISLFVTAIENSWIHLRRKKRERVRQLRELPRASEDILQAMEEEKNSQKSVSNNSDCENPKAEDSEMGFMAPDEDVQMTAGDEQPEESAAKEEHSDPVKEEEMEAKQGETSLGKGSGDMKEEPCPSEEAGNLPVEKEPTPKETSGGFLFKCLMNVKKEGNDVVVEMHWVEGQNRDLMNQLCTYLRNQILRLVAS